The genomic stretch TGGCGTTGTTGATCCATGGCGCTTtgaaaacgcatccaaaactcaacaagtGTACCATGTATATTTTCAAAACGCTTGAAAAAGCTATTCTGGCTCTCCGATCGTTGAGTTGTTCGGAGAAGACATCCCATAGGAATATCACAATAATAAGCCGAGATCCATCTCCTTCTTTTTTTATCCATGTATGACAACCATGAATTTGCTTGCAAGTTATGTTCAGCAATTAAGTCAGACCACTTCCGTTCAAATTCTACAGGTTCCAAGTCAGAGTCCCAAACAACAGAATTCAAACGACTCACAAAATCAGTCTCCTTGGATATTGTAATTCCAATTTTGTCAGGGACCTTTTGCATAATATGTCACATGCAATATCTATGCTTAGCCTTCTTGAAAACTTTGGGTACAACCTTCTTTATTCCTGGACATTGGTCAGTGATTATACATTGCGGCTCTCGCTGACCCATAGCGTCTAAGAACTTCTCAAAAACTCACTTAAATGAATCGTCATCCTCATGAAACAACAATGCAGCAGCAAAAGTCACAGATCTTTTGTGGTGGTCTACCCCAGTAAAAGGAGTGAAAATCATAGAATATTTATTTGTACCATAAGTTGGATCAAAAGTGACCAAATCACCAAAGGAAGAGTAATTTCGACGTGCCTGTGCGTCACATCAAAACACACAAACCAAACATTTAAAAGAATCCACTTCATAAGCAAAGTAGAACCCTGGATTGGTTTCACGGAGGTTCTCGAAATGATCGATAAACAATTGAGCATCTTTATCTCCTATGAAACATTTGATATCCCTTCCAAAGTTCTTAAAATCAATCAATTGAGCACCAACATTCTCATAACCATCTGCATGCTCCTTAGAATATCTATATGCCGATGTAGGACCTAAATTAACTTTTGAATGATCAATAATTGCCTTCTTATGAAAAAGATGAAGGTGTCTATTTTTTCTTTGAAATTCTTGATTTGTGAGGGAACAAAGACGATGATTATGCCATTCACGAAACTGAGTTACAACATAAACATCCTTGATAAGGCGAAATTCAATCATAGCATCACAACCAATCCTAGTTAGTTTATTGTTCTTAATATCAAACGGCTTTATAAGTGGCTGCTCCACTACACTATCATGAACAATAGCTTTCCTTTTCTTACCATCTATAAATCCTTCATGATTACAGACAACAAGTTTATAAAAGATGGCACCATCAGCATTTTTTTTAGAGGACTTCCTAGGTTCAAAACCACATGCTTCTGCATAGACATTATAAAAACTGATAGCGTCTTTCAATTTTGCAAAAATCTGACCAAGTTGAGGTTTAGACTGAATTGCGACATTTCTTGACCACAATTCAGTACCACCAGGTGTGGATTCCAAAAACAGTTGATGTTCATGATAAGAAACAGGAGGTTGTTCAATGCGGGGAGTAGAAGTAATTTCAGCAAAATGATTATCATTAGACGTAGGTGGGGAAGGACTTTCAATGCGTGGAATAGAAGTAATTTGAGACACACTAGTATCGTGAGAGATGAATCCAGAAGAAGGTACACAACTATCAGCATCTGAAAAAGAATGCAATATAAGAAGCAATTAAAAACATAACAGGTATTAAGCAAACAGTAGGGGGGACAAGACTAATGACAAAATTTGGTATTGTAatagttgtgatattgtattgaatatgGTGTGATATTATATTGGACAACTGTTATTATTGTAATATTGTGAAAGCAGTTTCAAGGTCTGCAAACGAATATAGTACGAGAATGCATTACAACAGCTGATAACAGATGTAAAGTAAACAATAAGTTACAATGACGGAAAAATCAAGAGAAAATTAAAAATATAGGTAGCAAAAACAGTATGAAACTTGAAATTTCATTCAGTACACCAATAAAACcgtaagaaaattaaaaatagAGACAAATTCAGAAGAACGAAGTAACAACACTAGCAATTGCAAATATATGTAGGAAAaacaacaagtaaataaaaataaAGCTGCATATGACGAAGGTAGACATAAAATCGAAACAAAGCAGGAAGACGAAGAGTAATTCAAATATGTGTAACAAAAACAacaattacataaaaataaagctgaaaattgTAAATCTAAACTTGAATTCATAATAAACGTAGCGAATATGTGgaaaaaaacaa from Silene latifolia isolate original U9 population chromosome 2, ASM4854445v1, whole genome shotgun sequence encodes the following:
- the LOC141640763 gene encoding protein FAR1-RELATED SEQUENCE 5-like, translated to MLDADSCVPSSGFISHDTSVSQITSIPRIESPSPPTSNDNHFAEITSTPRIEQPPVSYHEHQLFLESTPGGTELWSRNVAIQSKPQLGQIFAKLKDAISFYNVYAEACGFEPRKSSKKNADGAIFYKLVVCNHEGFIDGKKRKAIVHDSVVEQPLIKPFDIKNNKLTRIGCDAMIEFRLIKDVYVVTQFREWHNHRLCSLTNQEFQRKNRHLHLFHKKAIIDHSKVNLGPTSAYRYSKEHADGYENVGAQLIDFKNFGRDIKCFIGDKDAQLFIDHFENLRETNPGFYFAYEARRNYSSFGDLVTFDPTYGTNKYSMIFTPFTGVDHHKRSVTFAAALLFHEDDDSFK